TTGCCCAGAGGGTTGGATGGCCAGCAGCTCTTGGGAGTGTGTCTGGGGAAGGATCAGATGCAGATTCAAATGATgcaggtggggaaagggagagcttttctgctggctgctgtCCCTGCTTCTGGATTGGGAGCTTTGGAACGTTGCAGGCGGGGTGGGAGAGAGTTAGGAGAAGTTCAGGAAGActctggcagggaggcagcagggataTGGCAGGACCCAGGGCCGAACGGGAGCCTGCGTTTTGTTCAGGCTGCAGATCTCTCATCCTTGGTCCTGCTTGGCAGTGCTGGGGAAACTGGCAGTGACCTACGTGGAGGCCATCCAGAGCGGGGCAGTGCCATGCCTGGAGAGTGCGGTGCTCGCCCTGGCACAGGTTGAGAACgcagcagcagtgaaagagGCTGTGACGTTGTACCAGGATCTGATGGAGCAGCGGGCGAAGCTGCCGACGGAGACTgttcaggagctgctggagctgcacaCCCAGTGCGAGCGGGAGACGCTGGAGCTGTTCATGGCACGGGCATTCAAGGAGGACATCTGCtctttccaggcagagctcaTAGTAGGTGGTCCCCAGCCTAGCCAGGATCCCCCAGGGACACCATCATCCCCTTAGCTTTGAGGAAATAGCATGGTCCTGGGGGACAGGGatctccctgcctcctgccagagGACACTGCTGTGCCCTCTCCAGAGGAGACTCAGTCCCAACGCCTGCTCTCACACTCTGCAGACTGGCAGTAGTCCCTGCTGCACTACCCCTTCTCCCTGGGTTCAAAAGCTGTGCTGCAACGGGGACGAAGCTCAGCCCTGCCCCCTCTCTTGCTGCAGCCCAGATGTGTCTCTGCCCTGGCTGGAAGCCTGGAGCCTTCCACgcttcccctgtcctgctgactAATTCTTGTCCCTGTGTTTTGTGAAGCCTGTGGTCCCTGGCAtgctctctgctcctgtgcacCTTGGTCCAGAAATGTCTGTGGGTGCAGAATGCCCTCCCCATCTGTCACCTCCCAGCCGATTACCCCACAGACTGGAGATCCCAATTCCCATGTCGACCTGGCTTGATTTTTGCCTAGCATGAGAGCGGGGgatgcagcccagcctgggctgaTGCCTTCCCTCTGCATCTTTCCGGACAGCGCCAGGTAGAGGCAGTCAAGGTGAAGTTCTGCATGGACAACAAGCAGGCGTCCCGCAACAAGTGCGAGGCTGCTCTCAGGGACCTCTCCCAACACATGGAGAGACGAATCAGTGAGGGTGTCTACAGTGTGTCAGGAGGTTACCAGCTTTTCAAAGGAGACCAGCAGGCACTGGTGGAGAAATATTGGGAACTGCCTGGCAAGGGGGTGGAGGTAGGAACAAGAGCAGCTCCCCTTCAAGGGGAGAGGCTCCATGtcccatccccttcccccaagAAACCattcctccccagctgctgtttctcccCTTGATTCCTCTTCTACCTGTGGTCTTACAGGCTGATGCTGTCCTGCAGGAGTTCCTCCAAAGCAGAAAGACTCTGGCCAAAAGCATCCTCCAGACAGACCTCTCCCTGACAGAGGAGGACAAGGAGCTGAAAAGTAACTTCTGGGCTGGAGAAAGGCCACTGCCTGTAGAGGGCCAAGCTTGATGGAGGGGGTCAACAGTACTCCTTGGGGGCCTGGGGGCTCAGCTTCTGCCCTTGCAacacctctctttctctgtcaccAGGTGAGCAAGACCAGTATGAGAGAgctgagcaggagagggaggtcCAGAGGAAAAAGGGGGCTGAGGACAAGCAGAAGTTGCAGGGCCGGTTACGCAGCTACAAAGAGCACACGCTTCAGCTGAGAAAGAAGCTGGAGCATTGCTGTGtgaggcagctggaggagcacCAGAAGATGATCAGACATAAATCAAAGGTACCAAGTGGGAGAGCGCAGGTGCCAAGATGTGGCTAGCAGGCAGGAATGGCAGAGGGGTCCCAGCTGGGTCCCTCCCGTTGTTTCTTGGCTCTGGGCCCCTCTCACTGCATGCACCATGCCCTTACTGACAACCTGACTGTCTTCACAGGAGGGGAGTGCGTTGCTCAAGGACGGCTTCTGTGAAAAAGCCACCCAACTGCGCATGGTGACATATAGACTGGAGGAGGAATATCACTACAGCAGGAACAACTTCATGTCCTGGATCGGTGTAATGGTACCGATACTGTTAAGCTTGGCATTTGCCATACTTCGCCTTTGAAGACCatgaagattttcttcataACCCCTGTAGTAACAAAGTAAGAGAGGTGTGTAGTGTCCTCACGTataattctgtgaaattttgaaAGCCCTTCCTGCAAGATGCTTTGCCATAGGGTATGGAAGTGACCTCCACGTTCACTTGTACTGCACTATCTAGTGCTTTCATGCATGTCTCCTCCAGGAGAAGAtgttctcctcttccctcccagagCACCTGGTCTCTCACCTCGTCTGAAGGCATGGGGAACATCTAAAGCCAGGGTGGCCTGGGGCACAGAAAGACCATAAGGCCAGCAGGCAGGTCTGGGAGCATTTTGCCATGCTCAGAACATGTCATTGGGGGTTCTAACGCACCTCTTCTAGAGACCTCCTCACCAGGGCTATGGGAAACATGCCCGAGAGAGCTTAAGCTCATGTCCTAGGGTCACACTTACTGCAGCAGCGTGAAGCAGCATGGAGGTTGTGAGTAAACGAGGAATCCAGGTGGTGAGTGCTGCCTGGTTTGCTTGGCATCAGTCCTGGGCAGAGTGACCCAGAAGGAGTGAGCCCATGACCCAGGGAGCAGTGGATGAAAGCCATTCTCTGCTATGTAGCTGTTCCCACCCTGGTCCTTAGCAAGGCTCTTCTCACTTTGCAGCTGTGAGGAAGTTCTCCCCACAGGGctgttctgctctctgctcGCTCCCCCTGTCTCCATGCTGCTCCCCGTTTCCTTTCTTCGGACCGAGAGATCCCCAAGTGCCCCTTCCCACGGGTGTCTGGGGTGATACAGCAGGAGATGGCTGTAGAGGGTTCATGGGAGGCGTGTGTCCCATTGTACtcgttttggctgggatagagttaattttcttcatagcagccgGTGTggttctgtgttttggatttgttgaTAACAAGCCcctgttttagctgttgctgaacagtgcctGCTCAGCATCAagaccttttctgtttctcatccaccagcgagcaggctgggggtgggcaagaagttcggaggggacacagctgggacagctgagcccAACTGACCAAAGCGGTATCCCAGACCATATGACACTGTGCTcaagcaataaaagctgggggaaagagggaggaagggaggatgtttggagttatggtgtttgtcttcccaagcgaccgttacgcgtgatggagccctgctttcctggagatggctgaacatctgcctgccgatgggaagcagtgaatgaattccttattttgctttgtttgtgcatgcagcttttgctttacctattaaactgtatttatctcTTTATCTATGAGTtgtctcacttttacccttcccgttctctcctccatcccccaagatgtgtggggcttagctgtCTAATGGGATTAACCCATGACACTCATGGACAAAGGGGTTTCCCTCCTCCCTACAGGGAATTAAATTTTCAGCTGCACCATGAGAAGAAGCAGGGACACCAACCGTTCCAGTAACATGAAGGTGTAGAGGTCTTTGAGTTCTTTATGGACAGAAGGGCTGGTCCAAAGGCAGTCACCCCAGTGGCACCAGCCCCTGAAATGACTTTCCTGCTGTGTGGGCACTCCATCCCTGCAGGGGAGGTCTGCATGTGACAGAGGAAAGTTTGCAGAGCACAGCCCCTGCTCACCCAGCAAGGTCCTGGGGAACCTCCTGAGGACAAAGCCCAGGCTCTGTTCCTCTACATGCTGTTGTGCTGGTGCTGTTTTCCCTCCTGAGCCCCCACACCGTAATTTTGCCTTCCCCTGTGAGTGCACCTGGAAATGCAGATGGAGTAGAAAAGGTGACGATGGGAAAAACGATCTCTCTTCTGCTATGCAAAGGGAGGCGAGAGGGAGGAGATGCATCTGCTTCTGCCCAGTGCAGTGGTTCCCTCCCTGCAGTGGATACAGCCCTGCTGGTAACCTGGGAGCCCAGGGGATGGGACTCAGGTCTGCAACGACTCTAAAGATACTCCAGCCTTTAGACTCAGCCCTGATCTGAGGGCATTTGACTCCTGTTGCCCATAGAGCAGAGTGTCCTTTTGAGGATGAACTGCAGAGCCCCAGGACTACAGTTGCCTGGAAGTGCAATTGCTAGCAATGCATCAGCCCCACAAGAGTGCGGTACCCTGCCCCGGGACCTCTTGCCACCACCCATCCTAGAGGATTTGGCACAGGAGAGGTCTGGCTGGTCGGTGATGTGACTTTCTCCAGTCCAGTTCTGCGCTGCCCCACCACTGCTCCACTCTTATGGTgacagtttttttcctcacacCCAGTTCAAATTTCCCTTGCTGCTACTTGAGTCCTTGTTGTCCTTCTGTCTTGGGATCAATCAAGGGACCAAGCTAAGTAAGGTCAGTGTGTTAAAGTCAGCAGGTTAATATGACACATCATGACAACCCAATTCACTTCTTCCCACCTTCCAGCTCATGTTGCTCACCTGGGCATAAGGTCTCCTCTCTAGGTCATGAACAACCCTGCAAAAATGTTCTCTAGTCAAACTAAAATCATACAATAGTCTGCATGTGGCTTGAAAATATGTGTACAATATCTACTGATGTTAGTAAGGCTCTTCAGAAGAACTAAGCCACCTTTTCCTGCTGGTTCTTTAAGAGCCCAAGGTTGGATAGGAGCCTGAAGTTGCCATTATACCATTTCCCACGTGCACCAACTGGGAATCCTGTAAATCTCATACTGGCAGCATTTATCACTTCCCGAACTTGCTCCCCAAGATGTCAATACTTTTGCCCCTTCTCTGCATGGCCCAGTGTCATCCTGGTGTTCCCCTTCTTCATACAGTTGTTTTTTCCACTCCAAGTCTATTCCTTTTTTAACTCAACAggcttttcatagaatcatagaatcatagcatcat
This DNA window, taken from Gymnogyps californianus isolate 813 unplaced genomic scaffold, ASM1813914v2 HiC_scaffold_62, whole genome shotgun sequence, encodes the following:
- the LOC127029024 gene encoding guanylate-binding protein 1-like, which translates into the protein MASEIHMPVPVCLIANTQTRGLVVQQEALQVLSEITQPVVVVAITGLYRTGKSYLMNRLARQRKGFSLGSSVQSHTKGIWMWCLPHPCQPGHTLVLLDTEGLGDVEKGDTKNDTWIFVLTILLSSTLIYNSRGTIDQQAMDQLHYVVKLTEHVKLKAAPKKSEDEVEDSEKFVLFFPSFIWAVRDFTLQLKVAGKEISADEYLENALKLKAGSGPETQRYNQPRECIRQFFPDRKCFVFDQPASKRDLVRLEELEDDELDPEYQQQVEKFCSHVWEKSPPKTIPGGHIITGHLLGKLAVTYVEAIQSGAVPCLESAVLALAQVENAAAVKEAVTLYQDLMEQRAKLPTETVQELLELHTQCERETLELFMARAFKEDICSFQAELIRQVEAVKVKFCMDNKQASRNKCEAALRDLSQHMERRISEGVYSVSGGYQLFKGDQQALVEKYWELPGKGVEADAVLQEFLQSRKTLAKSILQTDLSLTEEDKELKSEQDQYERAEQEREVQRKKGAEDKQKLQGRLRSYKEHTLQLRKKLEHCCVRQLEEHQKMIRHKSKEGSALLKDGFCEKATQLRMVTYRLEEEYHYSRNNFMSWIGVMEKMFSSSLPEHLVSHLV